Below is a window of Propionispora vibrioides DNA.
CTGCCCGAGGGCTATGATACCAGAGTAGGGGAACGGGGTGCCGCCCTATCCGGTGGCCAGCGGCAGCGGATTGCCATTGCCAGGGCGCTGATCACTGAACCGCCGGTGCTGATTTTTGACGAAGCTACCAGTGCGCTGGACTATGAGTCGGAGCGGATCATTACCGACAATTTAGCGCAAATTGCCGCGGGAAGGACGTTGATCCTGATTGCTCACCGCTTTTCCACGATCAGACAGTGCGAGGCTATTTTGGTCATGGAACAGGGAAAGGCCGTGGAAATGGGGAGTCATGAGGAGCTTATGGGCAAGCAGGGCATGTACTATCGCTTATATCGGCAGCAAGAGAGTGGGAAGCAGTATGAAAATAAAAAAATTGATGGCAAAATGGTTTGATTTCCCGGCGCGAAAAGGCTGGCGGCGGGAAGAAACAGAATTTTTACCGGCTGCGCTGGAAGTGGTGGAGAAACCTCCCGCACCGGCCAGCCGGGTGGTCTTGTGGACGCTGCTGGTGCTGATCGGCTGTACGCTGGTCTGGACGATGGTCGGCTCACTGGATGAGGTGGCCGTGGCGCCAGGCAAGCTGATTCCTACGGGAAATGTGAAAATTGTGCAGGCTGAGGATAAAGGTGTGATCAAGGCGATTTGTGTCAAGGAAGGCGACTTGGTTAAACAGGGACAACTGTTGATTGAACTGGACGCGACCATTCCGGCGGCCGATTTGACACGGATCAAAAAAGAAATCGCCCTGTACAGTCTAGAGATGGACCGGCTGTCGGCGGAAGCGGCGAACCGGCCGTTTATGGCGAAACAATATCCGGAGCTGGATGAACGGGATGCCGTGTTGCAGCAGATGCTTTATCAAAGCCGGCAACTGGAATATCAGACCAGGCTGTCGGCTGCCGCGGCTAATGTAAAGCAAAACCAGGTGGGTTTGGAGAATGCCCGGAGCGTTTATGAGAAACTGCTACCGCTGCATGAGATTGCCCAGGAACGGGAGCGAAAAGTGGCCGAACTGGTTGATTTGAATGCGGTGGCTAGTTTTGTTCTGCTTGATTACCGGCAAAAGAGACTGGAATCGGAGAAAGAACTGGCCAGCCAGCAAAAGGAGATTGAGCGGCTGCAGTGGTCGCTCCGGCAAAGTGAAGATACTCTGGCTAATGTGAACGCCGAGTGGCTGCGCGGCATTCATGATAAACTCCAGGAAGACAGCAAGGCGCTGCAAGCCAGCAGGGAAGAGTTGAAAAAGGCGGAGGAAAAGAACCGGCTGTCCGCTATTACCTCACCGGTTGACGGCCGGGTGAGCCAGTTGGCAGTGCATACGGTCGGCGGGATTGTTACCGCCGCCGAAGCGTTGCTCGAGGTTGTGCCGGCTGATACAAAGCTGCAGCTGGAAGCCTGGGTGGCCAATAAGGATATCGGTTTTATCCAACCAGGACAAGCGGCGGAAGTCAAAGTGGAAACCTTCAATTTTCAAAAGTATGGGACGGTGCCCGGTGAGGTCATTGATATCAGTCCTGATGCGGTGGAGGATAAGGAAAAGGGACGGATATACCGGGTGGTGCTGGCTCTGCAGGAGCCATCTTTCCGGGCGGCCGGCCGGGAAGTGTTACTGAATCCCGGCATGACTGCCACGGCGGAGATTAAAATCCGGCGTAAAAGGGTGATTGAATATTTCCTGGATGTGTTTCAGCAATACCGCAGTGAGGCACTGAGGG
It encodes the following:
- a CDS encoding HlyD family type I secretion periplasmic adaptor subunit, which gives rise to MKIKKLMAKWFDFPARKGWRREETEFLPAALEVVEKPPAPASRVVLWTLLVLIGCTLVWTMVGSLDEVAVAPGKLIPTGNVKIVQAEDKGVIKAICVKEGDLVKQGQLLIELDATIPAADLTRIKKEIALYSLEMDRLSAEAANRPFMAKQYPELDERDAVLQQMLYQSRQLEYQTRLSAAAANVKQNQVGLENARSVYEKLLPLHEIAQERERKVAELVDLNAVASFVLLDYRQKRLESEKELASQQKEIERLQWSLRQSEDTLANVNAEWLRGIHDKLQEDSKALQASREELKKAEEKNRLSAITSPVDGRVSQLAVHTVGGIVTAAEALLEVVPADTKLQLEAWVANKDIGFIQPGQAAEVKVETFNFQKYGTVPGEVIDISPDAVEDKEKGRIYRVVLALQEPSFRAAGREVLLNPGMTATAEIKIRRKRVIEYFLDVFQQYRSEALRERS